TGCCGCCAAGAGGGCACTACCCCCGCGCTTCAGGGCGGCGATGCTTGGACAGCCGGCGCCTGGACAGCCGGCGTCCGGTTAAGGTGTCCCCAGCCGGCGGCGCATGGCTACCGCGGAGGCGCAGCATTCGTCCCCCAGCTCCGCTGAGGCGAAGAGGCGGCGGTCGAGCCTCTCCCTCGCCACCTGGTGGAAGCCCAGGCGGGCGAAGAAGCGTGCCGCCCCAGTGGTCAGCAGGGCCAGTTCGCGCACCCCGCGCCGCCGCGCCTCCGTAACTGCTGCAGCCACCAGCGCCTGCCCCAGCCCGCGCCCGCGGCGCGGCGCCGCCACCGCCACCGAGCGGAGGAGCGCCACGTCGCCGTATATCTCCAGCCCGGCGGCGCCGGCGATCCCCCCACGGTCCTCGGCCACGAGAAACGTCTCCAGGTGTTCCTCCACCCCTGTCAGGGGCAGGCCGGCATCCCGCAGCAGCGCGACGATGGCCTCGTAATCTGCCCTGCGGGCCGGGCGGATCGCCGTGCCAGAAGATCCATCGACAGATGTCAATGCATTTCCTCGCTTAGACCAGTGCCAGCAGCTCCTGCACCAGCCTCTTCACCCCCGGTCTGGCCAGCGGGTAGTAGGCCCGGGTCCCGCGGCGCTGCACCTCTACTAGCGCAGCCTCCCGCAGGACCCGGAGGTGATAGGAGATGGTCGGCTGTCCCAGGTCCAGGGCTGACTCAATCTCG
The genomic region above belongs to Armatimonadota bacterium and contains:
- the arsN2 gene encoding arsenic resistance N-acetyltransferase ArsN2 translates to MTSVDGSSGTAIRPARRADYEAIVALLRDAGLPLTGVEEHLETFLVAEDRGGIAGAAGLEIYGDVALLRSVAVAAPRRGRGLGQALVAAAVTEARRRGVRELALLTTGAARFFARLGFHQVARERLDRRLFASAELGDECCASAVAMRRRLGTP